ATAATACCATCAGAATCTATATCCCATTGCCAGTTGGTAATATTAGAGCAATTATTTTTAAAATTCACAGTTAAGGTTTCCTCGCAGGTTATGCTAGTATCTACACTAAAATTAGCGTTAAATGATGGACATGCTAAATAGTTTTTTGTAGTATGGTAAAAGGCATACATTCTAGCTAGTTGCTGATCGGTGAAATGGTTTCTACAGGATTTTCTGGAATAAGACATTAAATTACCCGTATCAGGGTTAAAGGTATGTCCGTTTGCATCTGTTTCTATGCCAATAAACTCGCAAAAACTATTAACATTACTATTAGAAAGTATAGGGTCTGCAGGTGTGTCACAAATACCATCACCATCTGTATCACAGTTGCTACCATCGACTAATTCGGTGGTCATTTTGTTATTATCTGGTCCGTGTGTGTGTGTTAAAGAGAAAAAATGTCCTAATTCGTGTGCTAAAGAAGAACCGTTAGTTGCACAGCTGTTTTTCATAACAATGATATCATTATCTCTTCCAACATTATTACTATATCCACAAATGCTTGCATCAGAAGAATTTAACAACTGATTGACAAAATAAATATTTATTAAACCCGGTGTATAGTATGCTTCTTTTAAATCACTTTCATTACCTTTTTTAAAATGACAAAATACATCATCATCTATATAGTCAATGCTATCGCACAAGAAGAATTCCATATAAGCACCTGCATAAATATCATTAAGGTTTTCAATGGCATTATTAAGATCGGAAGTACTAAGTCCATCACTACCATTTGAAGACCTAATAATATGTGCTTTGATAGGAATAGAGTTAACTATTCTGTGAGTGTTACTTTTTCCAGATTTACTAAAAGCAAATGCCTTCTCGTATTTTTTAATTTGTGGTTTTATGCTATTTATATAATCAATGGACTCTGAAGTTGTTACTGTACCGCAACTGGATTCGATTTTATTCTGCCCGAAAGTATAGTATGGAGCCGACAATATTATCGAAATAAG
The Flavivirga spongiicola genome window above contains:
- a CDS encoding T9SS-dependent choice-of-anchor J family protein, coding for MNIFITNPKLLLISIILSAPYYTFGQNKIESSCGTVTTSESIDYINSIKPQIKKYEKAFAFSKSGKSNTHRIVNSIPIKAHIIRSSNGSDGLSTSDLNNAIENLNDIYAGAYMEFFLCDSIDYIDDDVFCHFKKGNESDLKEAYYTPGLINIYFVNQLLNSSDASICGYSNNVGRDNDIIVMKNSCATNGSSLAHELGHFFSLTHTHGPDNNKMTTELVDGSNCDTDGDGICDTPADPILSNSNVNSFCEFIGIETDANGHTFNPDTGNLMSYSRKSCRNHFTDQQLARMYAFYHTTKNYLACPSFNANFSVDTSITCEETLTVNFKNNCSNITNWQWDIDSDGIIDYTNQNPSHTYDTGIYDVTLTVSNKSKTIKKTFSKFIKVGTEINPIEENFENFEIAGDHGWTTIDTSKSGYNWYSNIGQTATDGTGPLSNNKSDDIIGKYIYAEASGANPGDVAEFISPCINITSSNTALEFSYHMFGKNIGELHIDIKTDSGYINDVIPALHGNQQSNQDDAFLKKLIDLSSYENETIKVRFRAIRGASWDGDIAIDNILIKHIEEEQDSSKTLSNITAYPNPITNASLYIKSRNTEAVLNYQISNLVGQVFLSGTLTNQPINVSSLSSGTYFLTIHSENSRIVKKIIK